The sequence CCAAGGCGTCGACCACCGCCGCGAAACCCGAGACGGGCATCAAGGCCGACACGAAGGCGGCCGACGTCAAGGCCGACACCAAGTCGAAGGCGATGAATGCGAATGCCGCGGTTACGCCCGACGAGCACAAGACCGTGCGCAAGCATCGCCATCACCACAAGCATCTGTCGGCCAAGAAGTCGCTGAAGGCGCAGCCGGACGTGACCAAGCCGATGGCCACCGAGAAGCACAGCTAACGACTGAATCCCGCGCGGCGGCATCCCTGGCATTGCCCTGCCGCCGCGTGCGGAATTCAGGCCCGGTCCGTTCGTCAGACCTCGTGCGCAAGCACGGGATGCTGGGGGCGGGCCGGTGCGCTGTCTGGGCTGCGAAGCGAATTCCCTTTGCGCAACCTTGGAGCTAGAACGTCTTCCGAGTCTGACTGGCCGGAGAATGTGGTCCCTTGGGGCGATTGACGAAACGTGCGGCGATCCTCGTGCTGCCGCTGGCGCTCGCGGCCTGTTTCGGCAGCGAGGGTGACCGCCCAACGCTGATGGACGGGACCCAGGCCGGAGGGCCGCAGCCCTTTCCCGACAATTTCCGCAGCGACACGCTGGCCCTGATGCGCACCTATCTCAACAACCCGGTGGGCGTG comes from Bradyrhizobium diazoefficiens and encodes:
- a CDS encoding His-rich protein BRANT; translation: MLKTISAALLAASVVAAPAFAAEAGKTTTTAPVIKADQTKTKASTTAAKPETGIKADTKAADVKADTKSKAMNANAAVTPDEHKTVRKHRHHHKHLSAKKSLKAQPDVTKPMATEKHS